A single window of Larus michahellis chromosome 17, bLarMic1.1, whole genome shotgun sequence DNA harbors:
- the FAM118B gene encoding protein FAM118B isoform X6 codes for MASTVSLGKETLLEDGMPPAKKPRKLLPSLKTKKPQELVLVIGTGISAAVAPQVPALKSWKGLIQALLDAAIDFDLLEDEESKRFQKCLHEDKNLVHVAHDLIQKLSPRTSNVRSTFFKDCLYEVFDDLESKMEDSGKQLLQSVLHLMENGALVLTTNFDNLLELYAAHQGKHLESLDLTDEKKVLEWAQEKRKLSVLHIHGVYTNPSGIVLHPAGYQNVLRNTEVMALFLEAVKHKSDLEHFMLVRRGDVDEFKKLRENMLDKGIKVISYGDEYADLPEYFERLTSEIAMRGRTGVPKEGQQLNGSAAAHPEIKGCST; via the exons ATGGCTTCTACGGTGAGCCTGGGTAAAGAAACATTGTTGGAAGATGGAATGCCACCTGCAAAAAAGCCCAG GAAGCTGTTGCCAAGCCTCAAAACCAAGAAGCCTCAGGAACTGGTTTTGGTGATCGGGACAGGAATCAGTGCAGCAGTTGCTCCCCAGGTCCCAGCGCTGAAGTCTTGGAAGGGGTTAATCCAGGCCCTCCTGGATGCTGCTATTGACTTTGATCTCCTGGAAGATGAAGAGAGCAAACGGTTTCAAAAGTGTCTCCATGAAGACAAGAACTTGGTTCACGTTGCCCACGACCTCATCCAGAAGCTGTCTCCG CGCACAAGCAACGTTCGCTCAACCTTTTTCAAAGACTGTTTATACGAGGTGTTTGATGACCTGGAATCTAAAATGGAAGATTCTGGGAAGCAGCTGCTTCAGTCTGTGCTTCACTTGATGGAAAACGGGGCACTTGTGTTAACCACAAACTTCGATAACCTGCTGGAACTGTACGCAGCACACCAGGGGAAGCATCTGGAGTCTCTTGACCTCACTGATGAAAAGAAG GTGCTGGAGTGGGCGCAGGAGAAGAGGAAGCTTAGTGTCCTGCACATCCATGGCGTTTACACCAACCCCAGCGGCATAGTGCTCCACCCGGCCGGCTACCAGAACGTGCTGCGCAACACGGAGGTCATG GCCCTGTTTTTAGAGGCTGTGAAGCACAAGTCAGACCTGGAGCACTTCATGCTCGTACGGAGGGGAGACGTGGATGAATTTAAGAAGCTCCGTGAGAACATGCTGGACAAAGGGATTAAAGTGATTTCCTACGGGGATGAATACGCCGACTTGCCCGAGTACTTTGAGAGGCTGACGAGCGAGATCGCCATGCGGGGTCGAACAG GTGTGCCCAAGGAGGGACAACAGCTCAACGGCTCCGCCGCTGCCCACCCCGAGATAAAAG GATGCAGCACCTGA
- the FAM118B gene encoding protein FAM118B isoform X4 gives MASTVSLGKETLLEDGMPPAKKPRKLLPSLKTKKPQELVLVIGTGISAAVAPQVPALKSWKGLIQALLDAAIDFDLLEDEESKRFQKCLHEDKNLVHVAHDLIQKLSPRTSNVRSTFFKDCLYEVFDDLESKMEDSGKQLLQSVLHLMENGALVLTTNFDNLLELYAAHQGKHLESLDLTDEKKVLEWAQEKRKLSVLHIHGVYTNPSGIVLHPAGYQNVLRNTEVMREIQKLYENKSFLFLGCGWTVDDTTFQALFLEAVKHKSDLEHFMLVRRGDVDEFKKLRENMLDKGIKVISYGDEYADLPEYFERLTSEIAMRGRTGVPKEGQQLNGSAAAHPEIKGCST, from the exons ATGGCTTCTACGGTGAGCCTGGGTAAAGAAACATTGTTGGAAGATGGAATGCCACCTGCAAAAAAGCCCAG GAAGCTGTTGCCAAGCCTCAAAACCAAGAAGCCTCAGGAACTGGTTTTGGTGATCGGGACAGGAATCAGTGCAGCAGTTGCTCCCCAGGTCCCAGCGCTGAAGTCTTGGAAGGGGTTAATCCAGGCCCTCCTGGATGCTGCTATTGACTTTGATCTCCTGGAAGATGAAGAGAGCAAACGGTTTCAAAAGTGTCTCCATGAAGACAAGAACTTGGTTCACGTTGCCCACGACCTCATCCAGAAGCTGTCTCCG CGCACAAGCAACGTTCGCTCAACCTTTTTCAAAGACTGTTTATACGAGGTGTTTGATGACCTGGAATCTAAAATGGAAGATTCTGGGAAGCAGCTGCTTCAGTCTGTGCTTCACTTGATGGAAAACGGGGCACTTGTGTTAACCACAAACTTCGATAACCTGCTGGAACTGTACGCAGCACACCAGGGGAAGCATCTGGAGTCTCTTGACCTCACTGATGAAAAGAAG GTGCTGGAGTGGGCGCAGGAGAAGAGGAAGCTTAGTGTCCTGCACATCCATGGCGTTTACACCAACCCCAGCGGCATAGTGCTCCACCCGGCCGGCTACCAGAACGTGCTGCGCAACACGGAGGTCATG cgGGAGATTCAGAAGCTGTATGAAAATAAGTCATTCCTGTTCTTGGGCTGTGGTTGGACTGTTGATGACACCACGTTTCAGGCCCTGTTTTTAGAGGCTGTGAAGCACAAGTCAGACCTGGAGCACTTCATGCTCGTACGGAGGGGAGACGTGGATGAATTTAAGAAGCTCCGTGAGAACATGCTGGACAAAGGGATTAAAGTGATTTCCTACGGGGATGAATACGCCGACTTGCCCGAGTACTTTGAGAGGCTGACGAGCGAGATCGCCATGCGGGGTCGAACAG GTGTGCCCAAGGAGGGACAACAGCTCAACGGCTCCGCCGCTGCCCACCCCGAGATAAAAG GATGCAGCACCTGA
- the FOXRED1 gene encoding FAD-dependent oxidoreductase domain-containing protein 1 isoform X2 has translation MLRWGLALRPRGGTRTPGGVPGGSPGRPFRTAAPLCSDIFRELGQSLERLGQTLKAQVPALGGMEGGWTPPGTPPGPRPPEEADVVVVGGGVVGWSVAYWLKALEGRRRHGMRVLVVERDPTYSQASTVLSVGGIRQQFSLPENIQMSRYSASFLRDINEHLGVPSEPPIDIQFQPSGYLFLAPPQGAATLEATVQLQREEGAQVALLSPTQLKAKFPWIDTEEVALASYGLEDEGWFDPWTLLNAFRRKAISLGVQSCSGEVRGFITSASDTMPPQGPTPLTARIKYVHIHVPDSLEYQPVACAIVVNAAGAWAGQLLERAGLPGGLCPPLPIQPRKRYVYSWHCPDGPGFSCPFLIDTTGAYFRRDGIAGNYLGGMSPPEGSNHMPKAPEAKAGIGRMKNHPQ, from the exons ATGCTGCGCTGGGGGCTCGCTCTGCgcccgcggggggggacacggaccccggggggggtcccgggggggtccccgggccgcCCCTTCCGCACCGCCGCCCCCCTCTGCTCCGACATCTTCCGCG agctgggacagaGCCTGGAGCGCCTGGGGCAGACTCTGAAGGCTCAAGTGCCGGCGTTGGGGGGTATGGAGGGGGGctggacccccccggggacccccccgggcccccgGCCCCCCGAGGAAGCcgacgtggtggtggtggggggcggcGTGGTGGGCTGGTCGGTGGCCTACTGGCTGAAGGCGCTGGAGGGCCGGCGGCGGCACGGCAtgagggtgctggtggtggagcGGGACCCCACg TATTCCCAAGCTTCCACGGTGCTGTCGGTGGGGGGGATCCGGCAGCAGTTTTCCCTCCCGGAAAATATCCAGATGTCCCGCTACTCCGCCAGCTTCCTCCGCGACATCAAC GAGCACCTCGGGGTCCCCAGCGAGCCCCCCATCGACATCCAGTTCCAGCCTTCGGGGTACCTCTTCCTCGCCCCCCCGCAGGGCGCTGCCACGCTGGAGGCCACCGTCCAGCTCCaaag GGAGGAAGGGGCGCAGGTGGCCCTGCTGTCCCCCACCCAGCTGAAGGCAAAATTCCCCTGGATAGACACGGAGGAGGTGGCCCTGGCGTCTTAcg gtctgGAGGATGAAGGCTGGTTCGACCCCTGGACCCTCCTCAACGCTTTCCGGCGCAAAGCCATATCCCTGGGGGTCCAGAGCTGCTCCGGGGAGGTGCGAG GTTTCATCACCTCGGCTTCGGACACGATGCCACCGCAGGGACCGACGCCGCTCACCGCCCGCATCAAATACGTCCAC ATCCACGTGCCGGACAGCCTGGAGTACCAACCGGTCGCCTGCGCCATCGTGGTCAACGCCGCCGGCGCCTGGGCCgggcagctgctggagagggccgggctgccgggggggctgtgcccccccctgCCCATCCAACCCAGGAAGAG GTATGTGTACTCCTGGCACTGCCCTGACGGCCCCGGCTTCTCCTGCCCCTTCCTCATCGACACCACCGGCGCTTATTTTCGCCGCGACGGCATCGCCGGCAACTACCTGGGCGGCATGAGCCCCCCCGAG GGCTCTAACCACATGCCCAAGGCGCCGGAGGCAAAAGCAGGGAtcgggagaatgaagaaccacccacagtag
- the FAM118B gene encoding protein FAM118B isoform X5 has translation MRGRGGRGAGQSLPVGRARGARKLLPSLKTKKPQELVLVIGTGISAAVAPQVPALKSWKGLIQALLDAAIDFDLLEDEESKRFQKCLHEDKNLVHVAHDLIQKLSPRTSNVRSTFFKDCLYEVFDDLESKMEDSGKQLLQSVLHLMENGALVLTTNFDNLLELYAAHQGKHLESLDLTDEKKVLEWAQEKRKLSVLHIHGVYTNPSGIVLHPAGYQNVLRNTEVMREIQKLYENKSFLFLGCGWTVDDTTFQALFLEAVKHKSDLEHFMLVRRGDVDEFKKLRENMLDKGIKVISYGDEYADLPEYFERLTSEIAMRGRTGVPKEGQQLNGSAAAHPEIKGCST, from the exons GAAGCTGTTGCCAAGCCTCAAAACCAAGAAGCCTCAGGAACTGGTTTTGGTGATCGGGACAGGAATCAGTGCAGCAGTTGCTCCCCAGGTCCCAGCGCTGAAGTCTTGGAAGGGGTTAATCCAGGCCCTCCTGGATGCTGCTATTGACTTTGATCTCCTGGAAGATGAAGAGAGCAAACGGTTTCAAAAGTGTCTCCATGAAGACAAGAACTTGGTTCACGTTGCCCACGACCTCATCCAGAAGCTGTCTCCG CGCACAAGCAACGTTCGCTCAACCTTTTTCAAAGACTGTTTATACGAGGTGTTTGATGACCTGGAATCTAAAATGGAAGATTCTGGGAAGCAGCTGCTTCAGTCTGTGCTTCACTTGATGGAAAACGGGGCACTTGTGTTAACCACAAACTTCGATAACCTGCTGGAACTGTACGCAGCACACCAGGGGAAGCATCTGGAGTCTCTTGACCTCACTGATGAAAAGAAG GTGCTGGAGTGGGCGCAGGAGAAGAGGAAGCTTAGTGTCCTGCACATCCATGGCGTTTACACCAACCCCAGCGGCATAGTGCTCCACCCGGCCGGCTACCAGAACGTGCTGCGCAACACGGAGGTCATG cgGGAGATTCAGAAGCTGTATGAAAATAAGTCATTCCTGTTCTTGGGCTGTGGTTGGACTGTTGATGACACCACGTTTCAGGCCCTGTTTTTAGAGGCTGTGAAGCACAAGTCAGACCTGGAGCACTTCATGCTCGTACGGAGGGGAGACGTGGATGAATTTAAGAAGCTCCGTGAGAACATGCTGGACAAAGGGATTAAAGTGATTTCCTACGGGGATGAATACGCCGACTTGCCCGAGTACTTTGAGAGGCTGACGAGCGAGATCGCCATGCGGGGTCGAACAG GTGTGCCCAAGGAGGGACAACAGCTCAACGGCTCCGCCGCTGCCCACCCCGAGATAAAAG GATGCAGCACCTGA
- the SRPRA gene encoding signal recognition particle receptor subunit alpha: MLDFFTIFSKGGLVLWCFQGVRGPAATAPVNALIRSVLLQERGGNNSFTHEALTLKYKLDNQFELVFVVGFQKILTLTYVDKLIDDVHKEFRDKYRNEFQQKGTLGLLNGTFDFKDDFMRLLRDAEESSKVRAPTVMKTFEQSLKSQKTVKCMIETRGEKPKEKVKNKKNKGSKKEGIEAVATPGKASAGDKQPSAAGEKEELTKDEILQKNREEFFKRHMKAGEKSRSPKPEAQKEKGKKPRVWDLGNSNAKVLDYSNSATNGSAEACPVEEFDPDIALGDRNREPGRLYDLEYESDDEAEEEKVIQNPSKPSTKKGGLGGMFGMLKGLVGSKSLTREDMDPVLEKMKDHLIAKNVAAEIAVQLCESVAKKLEGKVMGTFTTVTSTVKQALQEALVQILQPQRRVDVLRDVMDAQRHRRPYVVTFCGVNGVGKSTNLAKISFWLIENGFSVLIAACDTFRAGAVEQLRTHTRRLNALHPPESHGGRTMVQLYEKGYGKDAAGIAMEAISYARNQGFDVVLVDTAGRMQDNAPLMTALAKLIAVNAPDLVLFVGEALVGNEAVDQLVKFNKALADHSMAQTPRLIDGIVLTKFDTIDDKVGAAISMTYITSKPIVFVGTGQTYCDLRSLNAKAVVAALMKA, encoded by the exons atGCTCGACTTCTTCACCATCTTCAGCAAGGGCGGCCTCGTCCTCTGGTGTTTCCAGGGCGTCCGCgggcccgccgccaccgcccccgtcAACGCCCTCATCCGCTCCGTCCTCCTACAG GAGCGAGGCGGCAACAACTCCTTCACCCATGAAGCCCTCACCCTCAAGTACAAACTGGACAACCAGTTTGAGCTGGTGTTTGTG GTGGGGTTTCAGAAGATCCTGACTTTAACCTACGTCGACAAGTTGATAGACGACGTTCATAAGGAGTTCAGAGACAAGTATCGCAATGAGTTCCAGCAGAAAGGCACCCTGGGCCTCCTAAACGGCACCTTTGATTTTAAAGACGACTTCATGCGCCTCCTCCG GGATGCAGAGGAGAGCAGTAAAGTCCGAGCTCCCACGGTAATGAAGACGTTTGAGCAGTCTCTCAAGTCCCAGAAGACTGTCAAGTGTATGATAGAAACCCGAGGGGAGAAACCAAAGGAGAAAGTCAAGAACAAGAAGAACAAAGGTTCCAAAAAAGAGG GGATTGAAGCTGTCGCGACGCCTGGTAAAGCATCGGCGGGTGACAAGCAGCCCTCCGCAGCCGGGGAGAAGGAGGAGCTGACCAAGGATGAAATCCTGCAGAAGAACCGGGAGGAATTCTTCAAGAGACACATGAAAGCAGGGGAGAAGTCCAG ATCTCCAAAGCCCGAGGcacagaaggagaaggggaagaagccTCGAGTGTGGGATCTGGGGAACTCTAATGCCAAAGTACTTGATTACAGTAACTCCGCTACCAACGGCAGCGCGGAGGCTTGTCCCGTGGAGGAATTTGACCCTGATATA GCCCTGGGAGATCGAAATCGTGAGCCCGGCCGCCTCTACGACCTTGAGTATGAAAGCGATGATGAAGCTGAAGAGGAGAAGGTTATTCAGAACCCTTCGAAACCCAG CACGAAGAAGGGTGGCCTGGGAGGCATGTTTGGCATGCTGAAAGGCCTGGTGGGCTCCAAGAGCTTGACGAGAGAGGACATGGACCCCGTACTGGAGAAGATGAAGGATCACTTGATCG caaaaaacGTGGCAGCTGAGATTGCGGTGCAGCTCTGTGAATCGGTGGCTAAGAAACTGGAAGGGAAGGTGATGGGAACGTTCACCA CGGTGACCTCGACAGTGAAGCAGGCCCTGCAGGAGGCTCTCGTGCAgatcctgcagccccagcgccgcGTGGACGTCCTCCGCGACGTCATGGATGCCCAGCGCCATCGCCGACCCTACGTGGTCACTTTCTGCGGCGTCAACGGTGTCGGGAAGTCCACCAACCTGGCCAAG ATCTCGTTCTGGCTCATCGAGAACGGTTTCAGCGTCCTCATCGCTGCCTGCGACACCTTCCGCGCGGGTGCGGTGGAGCAGCTCCGCACCCACACCCGTCGCCTCAACGCCCTGCACCCTCCGGAGAGCCACGGCGGGCGGACCATGGTGCAGCTCTACGAGAAGGGCTACGGCAAGGACGCCGCGGGGATCGCCATGGAGGCCATCTCTTACG ctCGGAACCAGGGCTTTGACGTGGTGCTGGTGGACACGGCGGGCCGCATGCAGGACAACGCTCCCTTGATGACGGCGTTGGCCAAACTCATCGCCGTCAATGCTCCCGACCTGGTCCTGTTTGTTGGGGAAGCGCTGGTGGGAAACGAGGCTGTGGATCAGCTG GTCAAGTTCAACAAGGCCCTGGCTGATCACTCCATGGCCCAGACACCGCGTCTCATCGACGGGATTGTCCTCACCAAGTTCGATACCATCGATGACAAG GTCGGCGCCGCCATCTCCATGACCTACATCACGAGCAAGCCCATCGTTTTCGTTGGTACCGGACAAACTTACTGTGATCTGCGAAGCCTTAACGCCAAGGCCGTGGTCGCAGCGCTCATGAAggcctaa
- the FAM118B gene encoding protein FAM118B isoform X2 — protein MRGRGGRGAGQSLPVGRARGARNWMASTVSLGKETLLEDGMPPAKKPRKLLPSLKTKKPQELVLVIGTGISAAVAPQVPALKSWKGLIQALLDAAIDFDLLEDEESKRFQKCLHEDKNLVHVAHDLIQKLSPRTSNVRSTFFKDCLYEVFDDLESKMEDSGKQLLQSVLHLMENGALVLTTNFDNLLELYAAHQGKHLESLDLTDEKKVLEWAQEKRKLSVLHIHGVYTNPSGIVLHPAGYQNVLRNTEVMREIQKLYENKSFLFLGCGWTVDDTTFQALFLEAVKHKSDLEHFMLVRRGDVDEFKKLRENMLDKGIKVISYGDEYADLPEYFERLTSEIAMRGRTGVPKEGQQLNGSAAAHPEIKGCST, from the exons AAACTGGATGGCTTCTACGGTGAGCCTGGGTAAAGAAACATTGTTGGAAGATGGAATGCCACCTGCAAAAAAGCCCAG GAAGCTGTTGCCAAGCCTCAAAACCAAGAAGCCTCAGGAACTGGTTTTGGTGATCGGGACAGGAATCAGTGCAGCAGTTGCTCCCCAGGTCCCAGCGCTGAAGTCTTGGAAGGGGTTAATCCAGGCCCTCCTGGATGCTGCTATTGACTTTGATCTCCTGGAAGATGAAGAGAGCAAACGGTTTCAAAAGTGTCTCCATGAAGACAAGAACTTGGTTCACGTTGCCCACGACCTCATCCAGAAGCTGTCTCCG CGCACAAGCAACGTTCGCTCAACCTTTTTCAAAGACTGTTTATACGAGGTGTTTGATGACCTGGAATCTAAAATGGAAGATTCTGGGAAGCAGCTGCTTCAGTCTGTGCTTCACTTGATGGAAAACGGGGCACTTGTGTTAACCACAAACTTCGATAACCTGCTGGAACTGTACGCAGCACACCAGGGGAAGCATCTGGAGTCTCTTGACCTCACTGATGAAAAGAAG GTGCTGGAGTGGGCGCAGGAGAAGAGGAAGCTTAGTGTCCTGCACATCCATGGCGTTTACACCAACCCCAGCGGCATAGTGCTCCACCCGGCCGGCTACCAGAACGTGCTGCGCAACACGGAGGTCATG cgGGAGATTCAGAAGCTGTATGAAAATAAGTCATTCCTGTTCTTGGGCTGTGGTTGGACTGTTGATGACACCACGTTTCAGGCCCTGTTTTTAGAGGCTGTGAAGCACAAGTCAGACCTGGAGCACTTCATGCTCGTACGGAGGGGAGACGTGGATGAATTTAAGAAGCTCCGTGAGAACATGCTGGACAAAGGGATTAAAGTGATTTCCTACGGGGATGAATACGCCGACTTGCCCGAGTACTTTGAGAGGCTGACGAGCGAGATCGCCATGCGGGGTCGAACAG GTGTGCCCAAGGAGGGACAACAGCTCAACGGCTCCGCCGCTGCCCACCCCGAGATAAAAG GATGCAGCACCTGA
- the FAM118B gene encoding protein FAM118B isoform X7, with amino-acid sequence MASTVSLGKETLLEDGMPPAKKPRKLLPSLKTKKPQELVLVIGTGISAAVAPQVPALKSWKGLIQALLDAAIDFDLLEDEESKRFQKCLHEDKNLVHVAHDLIQKLSPRTSNVRSTFFKDCLYEVFDDLESKMEDSGKQLLQSVLHLMENGALVLTTNFDNLLELYAAHQGKHLESLDLTDEKKVLEWAQEKRKLSVLHIHGVYTNPSGIVLHPAGYQNVLRNTEVMREIQKLYENKSFLFLGCGWTVDDTTFQALFLEAVKHKSDLEHFMLVRRGDVDEFKKLRENMLDKGIKVISYGDEYADLPEYFERLTSEIAMRGRTGVPKEGQQLNGSAAAHPEIKGFAEPLLPRRMQHLSTSLAPGPVPQPGTPQDRPKAEPAAPGEARAV; translated from the exons ATGGCTTCTACGGTGAGCCTGGGTAAAGAAACATTGTTGGAAGATGGAATGCCACCTGCAAAAAAGCCCAG GAAGCTGTTGCCAAGCCTCAAAACCAAGAAGCCTCAGGAACTGGTTTTGGTGATCGGGACAGGAATCAGTGCAGCAGTTGCTCCCCAGGTCCCAGCGCTGAAGTCTTGGAAGGGGTTAATCCAGGCCCTCCTGGATGCTGCTATTGACTTTGATCTCCTGGAAGATGAAGAGAGCAAACGGTTTCAAAAGTGTCTCCATGAAGACAAGAACTTGGTTCACGTTGCCCACGACCTCATCCAGAAGCTGTCTCCG CGCACAAGCAACGTTCGCTCAACCTTTTTCAAAGACTGTTTATACGAGGTGTTTGATGACCTGGAATCTAAAATGGAAGATTCTGGGAAGCAGCTGCTTCAGTCTGTGCTTCACTTGATGGAAAACGGGGCACTTGTGTTAACCACAAACTTCGATAACCTGCTGGAACTGTACGCAGCACACCAGGGGAAGCATCTGGAGTCTCTTGACCTCACTGATGAAAAGAAG GTGCTGGAGTGGGCGCAGGAGAAGAGGAAGCTTAGTGTCCTGCACATCCATGGCGTTTACACCAACCCCAGCGGCATAGTGCTCCACCCGGCCGGCTACCAGAACGTGCTGCGCAACACGGAGGTCATG cgGGAGATTCAGAAGCTGTATGAAAATAAGTCATTCCTGTTCTTGGGCTGTGGTTGGACTGTTGATGACACCACGTTTCAGGCCCTGTTTTTAGAGGCTGTGAAGCACAAGTCAGACCTGGAGCACTTCATGCTCGTACGGAGGGGAGACGTGGATGAATTTAAGAAGCTCCGTGAGAACATGCTGGACAAAGGGATTAAAGTGATTTCCTACGGGGATGAATACGCCGACTTGCCCGAGTACTTTGAGAGGCTGACGAGCGAGATCGCCATGCGGGGTCGAACAG GTGTGCCCAAGGAGGGACAACAGCTCAACGGCTCCGCCGCTGCCCACCCCGAGATAAAAG GTTTTGCAGAGCCTTTGCTTCCCCGCAGGATGCAGCACCTGAGCACCAGCCTGGCCCCAGGACCTGTGCCGCAGCCCGGGACTCCCCAGGACCGACCTAAAGCAGAGCCGGCAGCTCCCGGGGAGGCCCGCGCGGTTTAA
- the FOXRED1 gene encoding FAD-dependent oxidoreductase domain-containing protein 1 isoform X1, with product MLRWGLALRPRGGTRTPGGVPGGSPGRPFRTAAPLCSDIFRELGQSLERLGQTLKAQVPALGGMEGGWTPPGTPPGPRPPEEADVVVVGGGVVGWSVAYWLKALEGRRRHGMRVLVVERDPTYSQASTVLSVGGIRQQFSLPENIQMSRYSASFLRDINEHLGVPSEPPIDIQFQPSGYLFLAPPQGAATLEATVQLQREEGAQVALLSPTQLKAKFPWIDTEEVALASYGLEDEGWFDPWTLLNAFRRKAISLGVQSCSGEVRGFITSASDTMPPQGPTPLTARIKYVHIHVPDSLEYQPVACAIVVNAAGAWAGQLLERAGLPGGLCPPLPIQPRKRYVYSWHCPDGPGFSCPFLIDTTGAYFRRDGIAGNYLGGMSPPEEEEPDPGDLSVDHDYFQEQIWPKLARRVPAFSSLRLRSSWAGYYDHNAFDRNGVLGPHPNLENLFLAAGFSGHGLQHAPAAGRAVAELVVKGRYESLDLRRLGCRRLVEGEPLEEDGVV from the exons ATGCTGCGCTGGGGGCTCGCTCTGCgcccgcggggggggacacggaccccggggggggtcccgggggggtccccgggccgcCCCTTCCGCACCGCCGCCCCCCTCTGCTCCGACATCTTCCGCG agctgggacagaGCCTGGAGCGCCTGGGGCAGACTCTGAAGGCTCAAGTGCCGGCGTTGGGGGGTATGGAGGGGGGctggacccccccggggacccccccgggcccccgGCCCCCCGAGGAAGCcgacgtggtggtggtggggggcggcGTGGTGGGCTGGTCGGTGGCCTACTGGCTGAAGGCGCTGGAGGGCCGGCGGCGGCACGGCAtgagggtgctggtggtggagcGGGACCCCACg TATTCCCAAGCTTCCACGGTGCTGTCGGTGGGGGGGATCCGGCAGCAGTTTTCCCTCCCGGAAAATATCCAGATGTCCCGCTACTCCGCCAGCTTCCTCCGCGACATCAAC GAGCACCTCGGGGTCCCCAGCGAGCCCCCCATCGACATCCAGTTCCAGCCTTCGGGGTACCTCTTCCTCGCCCCCCCGCAGGGCGCTGCCACGCTGGAGGCCACCGTCCAGCTCCaaag GGAGGAAGGGGCGCAGGTGGCCCTGCTGTCCCCCACCCAGCTGAAGGCAAAATTCCCCTGGATAGACACGGAGGAGGTGGCCCTGGCGTCTTAcg gtctgGAGGATGAAGGCTGGTTCGACCCCTGGACCCTCCTCAACGCTTTCCGGCGCAAAGCCATATCCCTGGGGGTCCAGAGCTGCTCCGGGGAGGTGCGAG GTTTCATCACCTCGGCTTCGGACACGATGCCACCGCAGGGACCGACGCCGCTCACCGCCCGCATCAAATACGTCCAC ATCCACGTGCCGGACAGCCTGGAGTACCAACCGGTCGCCTGCGCCATCGTGGTCAACGCCGCCGGCGCCTGGGCCgggcagctgctggagagggccgggctgccgggggggctgtgcccccccctgCCCATCCAACCCAGGAAGAG GTATGTGTACTCCTGGCACTGCCCTGACGGCCCCGGCTTCTCCTGCCCCTTCCTCATCGACACCACCGGCGCTTATTTTCGCCGCGACGGCATCGCCGGCAACTACCTGGGCGGCATGAGCCCCCCCGAG GAGGAAGAGCCGGATCCGGGCGATCTCTCGGTGGATCACGATTATTTCCAGGAGCAAATCTGGCCCAAGCTGGCTCGTCGCGTCCCGGCTTTCTCATCCCTCCGTCTCCGGAGTTCTTGGGCGGGCTACTACGACCACAACGCCTTCGACCGCAACGGGGTGCTGGGGCCTCACCCCAACTTAGAAAATCTCTTTTTAGCTGCCGGTTTCAGTGGCCACGGGCTACAGCacgcgcccgccgccggccgggcggtGGCCGAGCTGGTGGTGAAGGGCCGGTACGAGAGCTTGGACCTGCGGAGGTTGGGGTGTAGGAGGCTGGTGGAGGGGGAACCGCTGGAGGAGGACGGGGTGGTGTga